Proteins from a genomic interval of Caulobacter sp. NIBR1757:
- the lptG gene encoding LPS export ABC transporter permease LptG, whose protein sequence is MRLLPGRLELYVLNRTMVSVAGALAIIAAVILLIDFVDVSRNVGGRADAGFVVLLWLTLLKAPSTILTLLPFAFLFGTLAAFVGLNRRSELIAMRAAGVSAWRFILPAAAAAFMVGALTVAVLNPMAAWMNVKFEQARTAVMDDYLANAPKETWLRQTDDKSQVVIRARGHDQVDGVVRLKTVSMFIYRVEADGGLAFSRRVEAAEARLFPGYWKLTDVREATPGAGSVRSETLTIPSTLDDQAAIERFTTPEAIAFWRLPATIAGTEKAGFSALAYRLRLQQLLATPILFSAMSVLAAAFSLRLMRLGGLPALAGSGVVLGFAFFFFNQMCIALGRAEIIPAMLAAWAPPLLALLSGLTLLCYTEDG, encoded by the coding sequence ATGAGACTGCTGCCGGGCCGCCTCGAGCTCTATGTCCTCAACCGCACCATGGTGTCGGTGGCCGGCGCCCTGGCCATCATCGCAGCCGTCATCCTGCTGATCGACTTCGTCGATGTGTCGCGCAACGTCGGCGGCCGGGCCGACGCCGGCTTCGTCGTCCTGCTCTGGCTGACCCTGCTCAAGGCGCCCTCGACCATCCTCACCCTGCTGCCGTTCGCCTTCCTGTTCGGCACCCTGGCGGCCTTCGTAGGCCTGAACAGGCGCAGCGAGCTGATCGCCATGCGGGCGGCCGGCGTCTCGGCCTGGCGTTTCATCCTGCCGGCCGCCGCCGCCGCCTTCATGGTCGGGGCCCTGACCGTGGCGGTGCTCAATCCGATGGCCGCCTGGATGAACGTCAAGTTCGAGCAGGCCCGCACGGCGGTGATGGACGACTACCTGGCCAATGCGCCCAAGGAAACCTGGCTGCGCCAGACCGACGACAAGAGTCAGGTCGTCATCCGCGCCCGCGGCCATGACCAGGTCGACGGCGTGGTGCGGCTGAAGACCGTGTCGATGTTCATCTACAGGGTCGAGGCCGACGGCGGCCTGGCCTTCTCCCGCCGGGTCGAGGCGGCCGAGGCGCGGCTGTTCCCCGGCTACTGGAAGCTGACGGACGTGCGCGAGGCGACGCCCGGGGCCGGCTCGGTGCGCTCCGAGACCCTGACCATCCCCTCGACCCTCGACGACCAGGCGGCCATCGAGCGGTTTACGACGCCCGAGGCCATCGCCTTCTGGCGCCTGCCGGCCACCATCGCCGGCACCGAGAAGGCCGGCTTCTCGGCCCTGGCCTACCGGTTGCGGCTGCAGCAGTTGTTGGCCACACCCATCCTGTTTTCGGCCATGTCGGTCCTCGCCGCCGCCTTTTCGTTGCGGCTGATGCGGCTCGGCGGGCTGCCGGCGCTGGCCGGATCCGGGGTGGTCCTTGGTTTTGCCTTCTTCTTCTTCAACCAAATGTGCATAGCGCTCGGCAGGGCGGAGATCATACCGGCCATGCTGGCAGCCTGGGCTCCGCCGCTGTTGGCGCTTTTGTCGGGTCTGACCCTGCTTTGCTATACGGAAGACGGGTGA
- a CDS encoding LptF/LptG family permease, protein MRLIERYLFGQLLWPTLLATAALAAVGLLSQSLGQLDIIIEQRQSAWIYLQIIILAMPQLANLIIPIAVLVAAFVALNKLQGDQELVVCYAGGMSRWRVISPAVKLAVLATLTCLVINLWVQPAAYREYRKLIFQAKTDLAAMLVVEGQFTDPAPRLTVYGQTVDSNGAIHNLFIHQMTEEGQATTYTAKEGQVLFKNGAPLLLMRHGSTQEFSERGVLNYLTFDEYALDLKPYLNSNDTIRFKASDRYLHELFYPDLSLDYEKKNRKRMLAEGNSRLASPLYALAFMAMALAAVVGAGFNRMGYAKRIALIGAAAALVRIIGFAVQAACEDTVAFNVLQYSIPIGAMIWGFDQVFRPVESRVGWQAWIPFMRMPRAPRGPQLVGAAA, encoded by the coding sequence ATGCGCCTGATCGAACGCTACCTCTTTGGCCAGCTGCTATGGCCCACGCTGCTGGCGACGGCGGCGCTCGCCGCCGTGGGCCTGCTCAGCCAGAGCCTGGGCCAGCTGGACATCATCATCGAGCAGCGCCAGAGCGCCTGGATTTATCTGCAGATCATCATCCTGGCCATGCCGCAGCTGGCCAACCTGATCATCCCTATCGCGGTGCTGGTCGCCGCCTTCGTGGCGCTGAACAAGCTGCAGGGCGATCAGGAGCTGGTGGTCTGTTACGCCGGGGGCATGAGCCGCTGGCGGGTGATCAGCCCGGCCGTCAAGCTGGCGGTGCTGGCCACCCTCACCTGCCTGGTCATCAACCTGTGGGTCCAGCCGGCCGCCTACCGCGAGTATCGCAAGCTGATCTTCCAGGCCAAGACGGATCTGGCCGCCATGCTGGTGGTCGAGGGCCAGTTCACCGACCCGGCGCCGCGCCTGACCGTCTATGGCCAGACCGTCGACAGCAACGGCGCCATCCACAACCTCTTCATCCACCAGATGACCGAGGAGGGCCAGGCGACCACCTACACCGCCAAGGAAGGCCAGGTTCTGTTCAAGAACGGCGCGCCGCTGCTGCTCATGCGCCACGGCTCGACCCAGGAATTCTCAGAGCGCGGCGTGCTCAACTACCTGACCTTCGACGAGTACGCCCTCGACCTGAAGCCCTACCTCAATTCCAACGACACCATTCGCTTCAAGGCCTCCGACCGCTACCTGCACGAGCTCTTCTATCCGGACCTCAGCCTCGACTACGAGAAGAAGAACCGCAAACGCATGCTGGCCGAGGGCAACTCGCGTCTGGCCTCGCCGCTCTATGCGCTGGCCTTCATGGCCATGGCCCTGGCGGCCGTGGTCGGGGCCGGGTTCAACCGCATGGGCTACGCCAAGCGCATCGCCCTGATTGGCGCCGCCGCCGCTCTGGTGCGGATCATCGGCTTCGCGGTCCAGGCCGCCTGCGAGGACACCGTCGCCTTCAACGTGCTGCAGTACTCCATTCCCATCGGCGCGATGATCTGGGGCTTTGACCAGGTGTTCCGTCCGGTCGAGAGCCGTGTCGGCTGGCAGGCCTGGATTCCCTTCATGCGCATGCCCAGGGCGCCGCGGGGGCCGCAGCTGGTCGGAGCCGCCGCATGA